The window GATCTGCACCGTATTTTTGTCCATTCTGGGATACGCAAATACTCCGTCCAGTGTCAGTCGTACTGATTTTACAGCGGGGTCTGTCATCAGTTCTTCCAATATCAATTCCCAGTTCAACACCATTTACAGTGCGGTGAATGAACTACTGACAAAAATTCAAATCGTAGGCAGCAGCATTAATGTTACCGGAAATCCCGCAATTACGGGAAACACAGCCATCATGGGGAATCTTTCCGCAACAGGAGTCGTCACGCTGAGCGACACCACCCAATCTACGTCCAAAGACACAGGCAGTGTTATCATGGAGGGCGGACTGGGGGTTGAAAAAGATATCTTTGCGGGAGGCGTGATCTCAGGAAAACCAAGATATCTGGTTAAAGCCGTACTGACTAATAACTTTTCAGTTACCAGTTCCCTGACAAAAATCCCGTTCAACAAAGTGGATGGCTATGGTTTTGAAAGTGGCGGTTCTTATTGGGATATCGCGAACAGCCGGTTTGTAGCGCCTTTTGACGGATACTATCAGGTTTCAGCATTGATTACCCAAGGATTGCCAACAGGAACATCTGGTAATTCATGGTTTTTGCAGGTTAGGCAGAATGTCAGTGCCGACCTTGTCATTTATGCAGCGACACCAGCCAATGTTACCGGTAATTATCTGACGTTATCAGCGAACTCCATATTAAAGTTAGTCAAAGATGATTATCTGGAGTTTCATACATATCTAGCCAGCGGAACGCTTTCAACATTAAGTGCGAACAATTCCTTTCAAAGTGTGACAGTGGAATACCTGGGCGCCTATTGAACCACATCTTCCAACTCACAACACAAAAAAGAAACCTATGACAAACTGGAAATTGCTATGGATCGTATGTCTGCTGTGGATGATTCCCTGCTCAATGCTCATGGGACAGACTCTTCCGTCAACGTCGGAAAAAGTCGCGACGGTTAATGGGTTTGTGATCAGTTCCAAAGCGTTTCTGGTTTTGGAATCTTATCTTCAGAAAACACGTGAATTCACCAACCGGAAAGATCTGCTGGACAGTCTGATCATCAATCACCTGCTCGCTGAAAAAGCCGCTAAAGCCTTGCCCGCAGAACAGTTGTGGGATGACACGTCCAGACAGCGTTTTGAGCAGGATTATCAATCCGTGATGATTCATGCGCGTGACACACTTAAAATTCCATTCTCCAAACAGGAGGCCCTGGTGTTTCTGGCGGCACCACCCAAAATTCCGGAAACCCGGTTGATCGCGTTGATGGACAAACTAAAAAATCCGGAGGCACTAATCCAGCAAGACCTTAGGGATCAATTGCTCCATCAGCCGGAAACCCGTAAAATCAACTTATTGACTTATGCTTTTACTGCTCAACCCACACAACATATCACCCTGTATGATGTGATTCAGCATGAAAATCCGCATGGCATGGCTGAAATCCGGAATGGCAACATGGCCTATCTCCAGTCCCAGACACTGGATCTGTATTTTCAGCGACATCTGCGCTATTGGGCACAGTCAGCCAAAAATCCGGAACATGCGTTGTTTGCGGAACTGGAACCGTTGGTGAGTGACCGTTACATTGCGGAGCATTATCTCAACCATCTGGGCTTGAATCCCGGATTCAAGGAGGACAGGACGGTGATCAAAAAACGTGCTAAAGCCATTCCCGGGTCAGAAATAGAAACGCATTTCCGTAACAATGCTGAACGCTACACGCATGTGCAGGAAGTTCACGCCCGGCATATC is drawn from SAR324 cluster bacterium and contains these coding sequences:
- a CDS encoding peptidylprolyl isomerase, which translates into the protein MTNWKLLWIVCLLWMIPCSMLMGQTLPSTSEKVATVNGFVISSKAFLVLESYLQKTREFTNRKDLLDSLIINHLLAEKAAKALPAEQLWDDTSRQRFEQDYQSVMIHARDTLKIPFSKQEALVFLAAPPKIPETRLIALMDKLKNPEALIQQDLRDQLLHQPETRKINLLTYAFTAQPTQHITLYDVIQHENPHGMAEIRNGNMAYLQSQTLDLYFQRHLRYWAQSAKNPEHALFAELEPLVSDRYIAEHYLNHLGLNPGFKEDRTVIKKRAKAIPGSEIETHFRNNAERYTHVQEVHARHILLAQQDTADDVYQKLMDGADFSEMVRQYSLAPDKNKPVPGQLEPLFNKADGSLPFLHKICLIQPEGVISRSIRSPEGYEIVLVDKRIEGLRPLDEALIGEISKELALVALRRDTENLRKDLSSHSKIEINQSFLKESTK